The proteins below come from a single Xyrauchen texanus isolate HMW12.3.18 chromosome 1, RBS_HiC_50CHRs, whole genome shotgun sequence genomic window:
- the LOC127654963 gene encoding BTB/POZ domain-containing protein 10-like: MNMPGASGGCDRSRDQWRSSDRSRDSSHERVEGQLTPCIRNVTSPTRQYNSDREGGSSRPSSPRPQRVSPSSSSGVASSRNSSLSSSEGSYKSMVPGEMVFIYENIKDGARSVRTSEKVTLIVDNTRFVVDPTIFTAQPNTMLGRMFGSGREHNFTRPNDKGEYEVAEGISSTVFRAILDYYKSGIIRCPDGISIPELREACDYLCISFDYSTIKCRDLSALMHELSNDGARRQFEFYLEEMVLPLMVASAQSGERECHIVVLTDDDVVDWDEEYPPQMGEEYSQIIYSTKLYRFFKYIENRDVAKSVLKERGLKKIRLGIEGYPTYKEKVKKRPGGRPEVIYNYVQRPFIRMSWEKEEGKSRHVDFQCVKSKSITNLAAAAADIPQDQLVVMHPEPQVDELDIIPNHPPPGHQYSNNFNNEPDPDAPSPAV, encoded by the exons ATGAACATGCCTGGTGCCAGTGGAGGATGTGACCGATCCAGAGATCAATGGCGCTCCAGTGACCGCTCTCGCGACTCCTCACATGAACGTGTTGAAGGCCAACTCACACCCTGCATTCGCAACGTGACCTCACCCACACGCCAATACAACAGCG ATCGAGAAGGCGGGTCATCACGGCCCAGCAGCCCCAGGCCTCAGAGAGTTTCTCCCAGCAGCAGTAGTGGGGTGGCCAGCAGTCGCAACAGCAGCCTGTCAAGCTCGGAGGGCTCCTACAAGAGCATGGTCCCCGGTGAAATGGTCTTCATCTATGAAAACATCAAAGATGGAGCCCGCAGTGTCCGTACATCAGAGAAGGTCACGCTTATAGTGGACAACACCCGCTTCGTGGTGGACCCCACGATTTTCACAGCACAGCCCAACACCATGCTTGGCAG aatgtttggaTCTGGAAGGGAGCACAATTTCACCCGTCCCAACGACAAAGGAGAGTATGAGGTGGCAGAGGGCATCAGCTCCACTGTGTTCAGAGCAATACTG GATTACTATAAATCTGGAATAATCCGCTGTCCTGATGGAATCTCCATTCCCGAGCTGAGGGAAGCGTGTGACTATCTGTGCATCTCTtttgactacagtactatcaagTGCCGGGACCTAA GTGCCCTGATGCATGAGCTGTCCAATGACGGTGCTCGACGGCAGTTTGAGTTCTATCTGGAGGAGATGGTGCTCCCTCTGATGGTGGCCAGCGCTCAGAGTGGCGAGAGGGAGTGTCACATCGTAGTGCTCACCGACGATGATGTAGTGGACTGGGATGAGGAGTACCCACCCCAGATGGGAGAGGAGTATTCACAAA TCATATACAGTACAAAACTGTATCGATTCTTCAAGTACATTGAAAACCGTGATGTAGCCAAATCAGTTTTAAAAGAGCGAGGACTCAAGAAAATCAGACTGGGTATTGAAG GTTACCCAACATacaaagagaaagtgaaaaagcgtCCGGGCGGTCGACCTGAAGTCATCTACAACTATGTCCAAAGACCCTTCATCCGCATGTCGTGGGAGAAGGAGGAGGGTAAGAGTCGGCACGTGGACTTCCAGTGCGTGAAGAGCAAATCCATCACAAACCTGGCAGCAGCTGCAGCAGACATTCCCCAGGATCAGCTTGTGGTAATGCATCCTGAACCGCAAGTGGATGAACTGGACATTATCCCCAACCACCCTCCACCTGGTCACCAATACAGCAACAACTTCAACAATGAGCCTGACCCTGACGCCCCCTCGCCTGCAGTCTGA